One genomic window of Fibrobacter sp. UWT2 includes the following:
- a CDS encoding type II toxin-antitoxin system YafQ family toxin, with the protein MVYELLKTSRFKAGVKLARKRGLDLSLLEDVIEKLRLDQPLEAKHHNHELSGKFKGVWECHIQPDWLLLYLKDNGVLVLTLVDTGTHSDIFKK; encoded by the coding sequence ATGGTCTATGAACTTCTTAAGACTTCTCGCTTTAAGGCTGGCGTAAAGCTCGCCCGAAAGCGGGGGTTGGATCTTTCTCTTCTAGAAGATGTCATTGAAAAATTGCGACTTGATCAACCGCTTGAAGCAAAGCATCATAACCATGAATTGTCAGGAAAATTCAAAGGCGTCTGGGAATGCCATATTCAACCGGATTGGCTGTTGCTTTACTTGAAAGACAATGGGGTACTTGTATTGACTTTGGTCGATACGGGAACGCACAGCGATATCTTTAAGAAATAA
- a CDS encoding GSCFA domain-containing protein: MNFFTKIDIPAADFKIDYTSRLAFFGSCFADNISALFAERKFNVLANPFGTVYNPVSLASQIKAIADGKVFGEEDVFQDTRCDRLWHCWDAHSSLSSTTKEECIGKLNAAATQARDFLQKANVIFITLGSAFVYYLKDSGKPVANCHRQDPSQFERKLISVDEAAEAIQRIVTLLRDMNRDARIVFTVSPIRHLGDGAHGNNLSKATVLLAINKEIATSPLAPRNDNASRASAGVYSRICETQQSCASRNDTVDYFPSYEIVMDELRDYRFYSDDMIHLSKTAEEYIFERMVETYCDSATRENMAKVEKFLKTANHRIQDENSPATQELKKKLATQATELEKQIAGLKLG, translated from the coding sequence ATGAACTTTTTCACGAAGATCGACATTCCCGCCGCAGATTTTAAAATCGACTACACGAGTCGTTTGGCATTTTTCGGGTCGTGCTTTGCCGACAATATTTCGGCGCTGTTCGCAGAACGAAAATTCAACGTTCTTGCGAATCCGTTCGGAACGGTCTATAATCCGGTTTCGCTAGCGAGCCAGATCAAGGCGATTGCCGACGGGAAAGTTTTCGGAGAAGAAGATGTTTTTCAGGACACGCGATGCGACAGGCTTTGGCACTGTTGGGACGCACATAGTTCGCTTTCGAGCACGACAAAAGAAGAATGTATCGGCAAGCTGAATGCCGCGGCAACACAAGCCCGCGATTTTTTGCAGAAGGCAAACGTCATCTTTATCACGCTCGGATCCGCGTTTGTCTACTATTTAAAAGACAGCGGCAAACCCGTAGCGAATTGTCACCGGCAAGACCCGAGCCAATTTGAACGCAAGCTAATTTCGGTCGACGAAGCCGCCGAAGCCATCCAAAGGATCGTCACCCTGCTCCGCGACATGAATCGCGACGCCCGCATCGTCTTCACCGTATCGCCTATCAGGCACCTAGGCGACGGCGCTCACGGGAACAACCTTTCAAAGGCGACGGTACTGCTCGCCATCAACAAAGAGATTGCCACGTCGCCGTTGGCTCCTCGCAATGACAACGCAAGTCGAGCAAGCGCGGGAGTTTACTCACGCATTTGCGAGACGCAGCAGTCATGCGCTTCGCGCAATGACACCGTTGATTATTTCCCGAGCTACGAAATAGTAATGGATGAACTGCGCGACTACCGCTTTTACAGCGACGACATGATCCATTTGTCTAAAACCGCAGAAGAATACATCTTTGAGCGAATGGTCGAAACCTACTGCGACAGCGCCACCCGCGAGAACATGGCGAAAGTGGAAAAGTTCCTGAAAACGGCCAACCACCGAATCCAGGACGAAAACTCCCCCGCCACACAGGAACTCAAGAAGAAGCTTGCAACGCAAGCGACAGAACTTGAGAAACAGATTGCGGGATTGAAGTTAGGGTAA
- a CDS encoding TIGR02147 family protein encodes MKDILEYTSYRQYIADYYADKKAKSAFTWPEFASAAGFSSPVYLKYVSEGRFNLSEAAVDRVAAAMHLSGSDLDFFREMVRFDHAKSDKAKKESFQKLVAMAESRKAKVIEADAFRYFDSWKNPVLRELAPAMPGAKPLALAKACRPKITAAEVSDSLNFLIKANMLQKDENGNYVQTDRSITAGPMEVTPAVIRGLHRQMGELALDTIEGVPQNERHFSGVTLGITQGAYDEIVAEINAFRKRIIEIATRETETDEVYRLNIQFFPMTNKNGTKKG; translated from the coding sequence ATGAAAGATATACTTGAATATACGAGCTACCGTCAGTATATCGCGGATTATTACGCCGACAAAAAGGCGAAATCTGCGTTTACCTGGCCGGAGTTCGCTTCTGCGGCGGGATTTTCTTCGCCGGTCTACCTAAAATATGTGAGCGAGGGCCGCTTCAACTTGAGCGAAGCGGCTGTCGATCGCGTTGCCGCGGCAATGCACCTGTCCGGTAGCGATCTTGATTTTTTCCGCGAGATGGTTCGTTTCGATCATGCGAAGTCGGACAAGGCGAAAAAGGAATCTTTCCAGAAGTTGGTGGCGATGGCGGAAAGTCGTAAGGCAAAAGTGATTGAGGCCGATGCGTTCCGCTATTTTGACAGCTGGAAAAATCCCGTGCTTCGTGAATTGGCGCCTGCCATGCCCGGGGCAAAACCGTTAGCACTTGCAAAAGCGTGCCGTCCTAAAATTACTGCTGCCGAAGTGAGCGATTCGCTGAACTTTCTGATTAAGGCGAACATGCTTCAGAAAGACGAAAACGGCAATTACGTTCAAACGGACAGGTCGATTACGGCCGGGCCCATGGAAGTGACACCTGCGGTGATTCGCGGATTGCACCGCCAAATGGGCGAACTTGCGCTCGACACAATCGAGGGCGTGCCGCAAAACGAAAGGCATTTTTCAGGCGTGACTTTGGGCATTACGCAAGGCGCCTACGACGAAATCGTCGCTGAAATCAATGCGTTCCGCAAGCGCATTATTGAAATTGCCACTAGGGAAACTGAAACGGATGAGGTGTACCGCCTGAACATCCAGTTTTTCCCCATGACAAATAAAAACGGTACAAAAAAGGGTTAG
- a CDS encoding FISUMP domain-containing protein, protein MNYSKMAVQFVCKMAMPLALMFAACSTDEGNTISKVETTPGTQMGGSSEEPSVIAYENISLRGRAYYAPAKSETKPSLENLDASFPQDVFGAGGSVTLKELDSTTLEWIDGASYTAEIDGAVEDSVTGEMCPSNNGSIQFDSVSLNSPVVMLIATSDDISLRAILDLRDTNSFVVDALSHLKAYRLQKLVASGESFASAKIQVETETANMFGFCGQGTLEAADVREMLNEFPFELLQSIKEDLGKTGSIAGLSESTKESMRFYALRSYFMKVSLFPESQFERLDEAAVLFYQENLKKKQYLLSMLARVYGYDCTSANEGALVEVYKNETLLKCHEGDWELVDNRVAQLNVSSTMGTMIDSRDGQTYKTVKLEYDGISQTWMAENLNYVTEKSSCFRDDSSYCSVYGRMYSFFPLDSIYNKYASEEDCVADRINVWLAEYRALADSLDEIDPLSEDDSLRFVDEAHRLCKELGESPENPDNVNWSKVIDSLDVLNYNVCPEGWRIPSYEDWEALLTHVDYDLLHSANGDPVGFGLETLGIVRGSNGNYRMTIMGGASYLFTPRPTPEEYLQPGMPYMGDAIGMIYTSASQLNNGFLGTGYTYAMWSRGFVRCIKND, encoded by the coding sequence ATGAATTACTCAAAAATGGCTGTGCAGTTTGTCTGCAAAATGGCAATGCCGCTCGCCTTGATGTTCGCGGCCTGTTCCACTGACGAAGGGAATACCATTTCAAAGGTGGAAACGACTCCGGGAACGCAGATGGGAGGCTCTTCGGAAGAGCCGAGTGTTATCGCGTACGAAAATATCTCTTTGAGAGGGCGTGCTTATTATGCGCCTGCAAAAAGTGAAACCAAGCCTTCTCTGGAAAACTTGGATGCCTCTTTCCCGCAGGATGTCTTTGGGGCGGGCGGTTCGGTAACGCTGAAAGAGTTGGATTCAACAACATTGGAATGGATCGATGGCGCGTCTTATACGGCGGAGATCGACGGTGCTGTAGAAGATTCTGTGACCGGAGAGATGTGTCCGAGTAATAATGGCTCAATCCAGTTTGACAGTGTTTCTCTAAACAGCCCGGTTGTCATGCTGATTGCGACTTCTGACGATATTTCTTTGCGTGCGATTCTTGATTTGCGAGACACAAATTCTTTTGTTGTTGATGCCTTGTCTCATTTGAAGGCTTATCGCCTTCAAAAACTGGTTGCTTCTGGGGAGTCTTTTGCGTCGGCGAAGATTCAGGTAGAAACTGAAACGGCGAATATGTTTGGTTTTTGCGGACAGGGGACGCTTGAAGCTGCTGATGTTCGTGAAATGCTGAATGAATTTCCGTTTGAATTGTTGCAATCAATAAAAGAGGATCTCGGTAAAACAGGCTCAATTGCGGGACTCTCTGAAAGTACAAAAGAATCTATGCGTTTCTATGCGTTGCGTTCGTATTTTATGAAGGTTTCGCTGTTTCCGGAATCGCAGTTTGAAAGACTCGACGAAGCTGCTGTCTTGTTCTATCAAGAAAATCTGAAAAAGAAACAGTATTTGCTTAGTATGCTTGCTAGAGTGTATGGGTATGACTGCACGTCGGCAAATGAAGGAGCGCTTGTTGAAGTTTATAAGAATGAGACTCTCTTGAAATGCCATGAAGGAGACTGGGAGTTAGTTGATAATCGTGTCGCTCAGTTGAATGTTTCTTCGACCATGGGGACTATGATTGATTCAAGAGATGGTCAAACCTACAAGACGGTCAAGCTTGAATATGATGGTATTTCGCAGACGTGGATGGCGGAAAATCTGAACTATGTTACGGAAAAATCGAGTTGCTTTAGAGATGATTCGTCGTATTGCTCGGTGTATGGCCGCATGTATTCGTTCTTCCCGCTGGATTCGATTTACAATAAATATGCGTCAGAAGAGGACTGCGTTGCAGATCGCATAAATGTTTGGCTGGCGGAGTATCGTGCACTTGCGGACTCGTTGGATGAAATTGATCCGTTGAGTGAGGACGATTCCCTGCGTTTTGTAGACGAAGCGCATAGGCTCTGTAAGGAACTTGGCGAAAGTCCGGAAAATCCTGACAATGTGAATTGGAGCAAGGTGATTGATTCTCTGGATGTGCTGAACTATAATGTATGTCCTGAAGGTTGGCGTATCCCCTCGTATGAAGATTGGGAAGCCTTGTTGACTCATGTCGATTATGACTTGCTGCATTCCGCTAATGGGGATCCGGTGGGCTTTGGGCTCGAAACTTTGGGAATTGTCCGTGGCTCAAATGGCAATTATAGAATGACGATAATGGGAGGCGCTAGCTACCTGTTTACGCCGAGACCCACGCCTGAAGAATATCTGCAGCCGGGGATGCCGTATATGGGAGATGCGATAGGAATGATTTATACGTCGGCGTCTCAATTGAATAATGGCTTTTTAGGTACTGGATATACGTATGCGATGTGGAGTCGCGGATTTGTCCGCTGCATCAAAAACGACTAG
- a CDS encoding geranylgeranylglyceryl/heptaprenylglyceryl phosphate synthase has translation MKPGKTELRLNAEIEKRGALFAVLLDPDTSDEAAFVKAGAMAAENGADLLLVGGSYLGNFTLPKQVAALKANVNLPVVLFPGGASQVVPGFDAMLFMTLVSGRNPNYLIDEQVRGGALVRALNMEAIPTAYQLINSGKRTTVEYISGTMPVPANKPKLSMVNSIAAELMGMRYVYLEAGSGAEEPVPVEHIAYTRKATEMTIMTGGGIKDPQTAAIRVAAGANIIVTGTLWEKVEDPKLLAEFASAIHVKG, from the coding sequence ATGAAACCTGGGAAGACTGAACTCCGTCTGAATGCTGAAATCGAAAAACGCGGTGCGCTTTTTGCCGTGCTGCTGGATCCCGATACGTCTGACGAAGCCGCCTTTGTGAAGGCGGGCGCTATGGCCGCCGAAAACGGTGCCGACCTCTTGCTGGTGGGCGGTTCTTACCTAGGTAACTTTACGCTGCCGAAGCAGGTGGCTGCCCTCAAGGCGAACGTGAACTTGCCCGTGGTGCTGTTTCCAGGTGGCGCTTCGCAGGTGGTGCCTGGCTTTGACGCGATGCTCTTTATGACGCTTGTGAGTGGCCGTAATCCGAATTACCTGATCGACGAACAGGTTCGCGGTGGCGCACTCGTGCGTGCCTTGAATATGGAAGCGATTCCGACGGCCTACCAGCTGATCAACAGCGGCAAGCGTACGACTGTTGAATATATCAGCGGTACCATGCCGGTGCCTGCCAATAAGCCTAAGCTCAGCATGGTGAACTCCATTGCGGCCGAACTCATGGGCATGCGCTATGTGTATCTGGAAGCTGGCAGCGGTGCCGAAGAGCCCGTGCCGGTAGAACACATCGCCTACACCCGCAAGGCAACCGAAATGACGATTATGACCGGTGGTGGAATCAAGGATCCGCAGACAGCCGCTATCCGCGTGGCTGCCGGCGCAAACATCATCGTGACCGGCACCCTCTGGGAAAAGGTGGAAGACCCGAAGCTGTTGGCTGAATTTGCCTCCGCAATTCACGTGAAAGGCTAG